From one Aquicella lusitana genomic stretch:
- a CDS encoding cation:proton antiporter: protein MHNLTVFIITSVSILLLIAAFTLFISKYSRLPFTILLVIIGYLVSHLATFGPDFLQPLAHYKIHPDIILYACLPTLIFESAFTMDTRLLRRNLTPVLTLAIPGLFLSTTVIGTLVWLFTPLSVLVALLLGAILSATDPVAVISLFKQLGVPKRLTILVEGESLFNDSTAIVTAKTILMVILAGAITLNTFYLGVYQFCIEFFGGILVGMAMAFITGYAIAWIEEPVAELSLTIILAYLSFIVADELFHVSGVMATITAGIVMAGWGRTKISAATDQHLRHLLEFLAYIANALIFLLVGLSINLSTLSNSIFILSMVIFAMLVSRALVIYGLIPLIGKLPNAQPINKRYQTIMWWGGLRGAIALAIVLGLNDLPDQELLITLVMGAVLFTILVQGLSINRIIHWLRLDQLKIFDRFIQIETELVADKMTLDRIPELQSSGLFSYKIAQDLQTNCEEAIETSRQALQVLREKELDKKQEKRLLFLICFAAEKHLYYEMFNKGHLSERAYRILNHDIELEIDLMRYTGAVAEKVPIGIMKKISKWLINAFDYLPLLNKLGKWMRISQMVNDYEEIWGLHQGSVAVLNHLDEIAKLEYIKSDATQEVREQFRHWLTTTTKYLDNMTEQFPEFVHDMQQRLAKRLLLQAKYESVARQAQQGLLPAGVADVIIKKYVDELRELRKSHPEKLRLNPHELLRKVPFFKDVPENEADQILSLLKEYYASAGEILIREHEQGDTFYLIMRGVVRIIKEKDGQEINVATLMAGDFFGEMALIYKTKRTATCKAVTPCLLYTLNRSAFEQMRKKFPAIDKAIAETAAKRTQN from the coding sequence ATGCATAATCTTACCGTTTTCATCATCACCTCTGTCAGTATATTGCTTCTCATTGCTGCCTTTACTTTATTCATCAGCAAATATAGCCGGCTGCCTTTTACCATTCTGCTGGTTATCATCGGCTATCTTGTTTCACATCTTGCTACTTTTGGACCCGATTTCTTGCAACCGCTTGCGCATTATAAAATTCACCCGGATATTATTCTTTACGCTTGCTTACCTACCTTAATTTTTGAATCTGCTTTCACCATGGATACGCGATTGCTGCGTCGTAACCTGACACCGGTATTAACGCTGGCCATTCCGGGGCTTTTTCTCTCAACCACTGTCATTGGCACACTTGTCTGGCTGTTCACGCCGCTTAGTGTCCTGGTCGCTCTGCTGCTCGGTGCCATACTTAGTGCAACCGATCCAGTGGCGGTCATTTCGCTCTTTAAACAGTTAGGCGTACCAAAGCGCCTTACCATTCTCGTCGAAGGCGAAAGTCTGTTTAACGATTCCACCGCCATTGTGACAGCAAAAACAATTTTGATGGTCATTCTCGCCGGTGCAATTACCCTGAATACGTTTTATCTTGGCGTTTATCAATTCTGCATAGAATTTTTTGGCGGTATCTTGGTGGGGATGGCCATGGCATTCATCACGGGTTATGCGATTGCCTGGATTGAAGAACCTGTCGCAGAACTCTCGCTCACAATCATTCTGGCTTACCTCTCTTTTATCGTTGCTGATGAGTTATTTCACGTCAGCGGCGTCATGGCCACTATTACGGCTGGCATCGTCATGGCAGGCTGGGGTCGCACCAAAATCTCAGCCGCTACAGACCAGCATTTGCGGCATTTGCTAGAATTCCTTGCCTATATTGCCAATGCGCTCATTTTTCTGCTGGTAGGCTTGAGTATCAATCTTTCTACGCTGTCTAATTCCATTTTTATCCTGAGCATGGTTATTTTCGCCATGCTGGTTTCACGCGCACTGGTCATCTACGGGCTTATACCTTTGATAGGCAAACTGCCGAATGCACAGCCTATCAACAAACGTTATCAAACCATCATGTGGTGGGGCGGTTTACGTGGCGCCATTGCGCTTGCCATTGTATTGGGGCTGAATGATCTGCCTGATCAGGAACTATTGATAACCCTCGTGATGGGCGCCGTACTCTTCACCATCCTTGTACAAGGATTGTCGATTAACCGAATCATTCACTGGTTAAGACTGGATCAATTAAAAATATTTGATCGCTTCATCCAGATAGAAACAGAGCTGGTTGCCGATAAAATGACACTGGATCGTATTCCCGAATTGCAAAGCAGTGGTTTATTTTCCTATAAAATCGCCCAGGACTTGCAGACAAACTGTGAGGAAGCCATTGAAACGAGCCGGCAAGCACTCCAGGTATTGCGAGAAAAGGAACTCGATAAAAAACAGGAAAAACGATTACTCTTTCTAATTTGTTTTGCCGCCGAAAAGCATCTCTATTATGAAATGTTTAACAAAGGACATCTGAGTGAACGGGCTTATCGTATTTTAAACCATGATATTGAACTTGAAATCGATCTAATGCGGTACACGGGTGCGGTAGCAGAAAAAGTGCCAATTGGAATCATGAAAAAAATCAGTAAATGGCTAATCAATGCATTTGACTATCTGCCTTTATTAAACAAACTAGGCAAATGGATGCGAATTTCACAAATGGTTAATGACTATGAAGAGATATGGGGTTTGCATCAAGGCAGTGTGGCTGTGCTTAATCACTTGGATGAAATTGCTAAACTCGAATATATTAAAAGCGACGCCACGCAAGAAGTGCGTGAACAATTTCGACATTGGTTAACAACTACGACAAAATATCTTGATAACATGACCGAACAGTTTCCTGAATTCGTCCATGATATGCAGCAGCGTCTTGCCAAACGCCTTCTGCTGCAAGCCAAATACGAATCGGTCGCAAGACAGGCGCAGCAGGGTTTACTGCCTGCCGGCGTGGCGGATGTCATTATTAAGAAATATGTGGATGAGCTGCGTGAATTACGCAAATCTCATCCTGAAAAATTAAGGCTGAATCCACACGAGCTACTTCGCAAAGTCCCTTTTTTTAAAGATGTACCTGAAAACGAGGCCGATCAAATTCTGTCGCTTTTAAAAGAATATTATGCTTCAGCAGGTGAAATCCTTATAAGAGAACATGAGCAAGGCGATACATTTTATCTTATTATGCGCGGCGTCGTACGCATTATCAAAGAAAAAGATGGCCAAGAAATCAATGTGGCAACCCTTATGGCGGGTGATTTTTTTGGCGAGATGGCGCTCATTTATAAAACGAAACGCACTGCGACTTGCAAGGCCGTGACACCCTGTCTGCTCTATACGCTTAATCGCTCTGCATTCGAACAAATGCGAAAAAAATTTCCTGCTATTGATAAAGCCATTGCAGAAACTGCGGCTAAGCGTACTCAAAATTGA
- the arfB gene encoding alternative ribosome rescue aminoacyl-tRNA hydrolase ArfB, protein MIKIAPNIYLDESELRFSFIRAAGPGGQNVNKVATAVQLRFDVMHSSLPETVQRRLSLLAGNKISHQGVLIIKAGRYRTQERNRQDALERLLALLKQAAIMPKKRRPTRLSRASKERRMTEKKRHSQTKLLRRSKPDKEEA, encoded by the coding sequence ATGATTAAGATTGCACCCAATATTTATCTAGATGAATCCGAACTTCGTTTTAGCTTTATTCGTGCTGCTGGACCCGGCGGGCAGAATGTCAATAAAGTCGCAACAGCGGTGCAGTTGCGCTTCGATGTCATGCATTCCTCGCTGCCGGAAACCGTACAGCGTCGTTTGTCCTTGCTCGCTGGAAATAAAATATCGCACCAGGGTGTGCTGATTATAAAAGCAGGACGATATCGTACGCAGGAGCGAAACAGGCAGGATGCACTTGAGCGGTTGCTGGCGTTATTAAAGCAGGCTGCTATCATGCCCAAAAAACGCAGGCCTACTCGCCTTTCGCGTGCGTCGAAAGAGCGTCGGATGACTGAAAAGAAACGGCATTCCCAAACCAAATTGCTACGGCGAAGTAAACCAGATAAAGAAGAGGCTTAA
- a CDS encoding L,D-transpeptidase, which produces MRNPLSQAGISLIFFALTACSSFSDFTFYPEASHKPIYDFPPADDARYAKRLPQYIDTGGEKTILVDPNRHVWGAYGADGNLIRAGLASGGADWCHDIHRPCHTRPGTFRINFLGDETCISSLYPIPDGGAPMPFCMFFNGNQALHGSPHVVEGNISHGCVRVRTSDAAWLRYHFVEMGTKIIIKPY; this is translated from the coding sequence ATGCGAAACCCGCTTTCACAAGCCGGTATTTCTCTGATTTTTTTCGCTCTGACAGCCTGTTCTTCGTTTTCTGATTTTACCTTTTATCCAGAGGCGTCACACAAACCTATTTATGATTTTCCACCCGCGGATGACGCTCGATATGCCAAACGATTACCGCAATATATTGATACAGGTGGTGAGAAAACCATTTTGGTTGATCCTAACCGGCACGTTTGGGGTGCCTATGGCGCGGATGGCAATCTTATCCGGGCCGGGTTGGCATCCGGTGGCGCAGACTGGTGTCATGATATTCATCGGCCATGCCATACGCGGCCAGGCACATTCCGCATTAATTTTCTAGGTGATGAAACCTGCATATCCAGTTTATATCCCATCCCGGACGGTGGCGCGCCTATGCCATTTTGCATGTTCTTTAACGGCAACCAGGCACTGCATGGGTCGCCTCATGTCGTAGAAGGCAACATCAGTCATGGCTGTGTACGTGTTAGGACCAGTGATGCTGCCTGGTTGCGCTATCATTTCGTTGAAATGGGGACCAAGATTATCATTAAACCTTATTAA
- a CDS encoding YceI family protein → MKTLITRSLVVFILSWCFMLSAHAAAETYIIDPKHSYVLWRISHFGFSEQTGKWMAEGTLSLDEAKPQNSKVNVTINVNDVITGIPKLDEHLKKEDFFDTAKYPTATFVSNKIRLTGKDKAKIEGTLTLHGVSRPVVLDVNLRKVDVSPVTNKKTAGFSANAKLKRSDFGINAYLPGLGDEVKIDIEVEAYQAK, encoded by the coding sequence ATGAAAACGCTTATTACACGATCCCTTGTCGTCTTTATATTATCTTGGTGCTTTATGCTATCTGCGCACGCGGCGGCGGAAACTTATATCATTGATCCGAAGCACTCCTATGTACTTTGGCGAATCAGCCATTTTGGTTTTTCAGAACAGACAGGCAAGTGGATGGCGGAAGGAACGTTGAGCCTGGATGAGGCCAAGCCGCAAAATAGTAAAGTGAATGTGACGATCAATGTGAATGACGTCATCACAGGTATTCCCAAATTAGATGAACATTTAAAAAAAGAAGATTTTTTCGATACAGCTAAATATCCCACGGCTACCTTCGTTAGCAATAAGATCAGGCTGACAGGTAAAGACAAGGCGAAAATCGAGGGGACATTGACGTTGCATGGTGTTTCGCGACCTGTTGTTCTTGATGTTAACCTGAGAAAAGTAGACGTGAGTCCCGTTACCAATAAAAAAACAGCAGGCTTTTCAGCCAATGCAAAACTGAAACGTTCGGATTTTGGTATTAATGCATATCTGCCAGGACTGGGCGATGAAGTGAAAATAGATATCGAAGTGGAAGCTTATCAGGCTAAATAA
- a CDS encoding L,D-transpeptidase encodes MRGISLSAMLVVMSAFMLSSCSYYSANQASTSRYAASPPKASQPKPNYAARMPQKITPRGEKVVVVDPSVHAWGAYGPDGTLIRGGLATAGSSWCPDIKRPCRTKVGTFRINSLGSAKCKSSKYPLPRGGAPMPYCMFFNGHQGLHGSYNVVDGNESHGCVRMHVEDAEWLRFNFARVGTKVIVWPYN; translated from the coding sequence ATGCGAGGGATATCTCTATCTGCTATGTTAGTTGTCATGTCTGCGTTCATGTTAAGTTCCTGTTCTTACTATTCTGCCAATCAAGCTTCTACATCGCGTTACGCAGCTTCACCGCCTAAAGCGTCTCAACCTAAACCCAATTACGCTGCGCGTATGCCGCAGAAAATTACACCGCGGGGTGAGAAGGTGGTCGTGGTCGATCCCAGCGTACATGCCTGGGGTGCATACGGGCCGGACGGTACATTAATCCGCGGCGGATTAGCGACGGCAGGCTCCAGCTGGTGCCCCGACATCAAACGTCCTTGCCGCACTAAAGTTGGCACATTTCGTATTAATTCATTAGGTAGTGCAAAGTGTAAATCCAGCAAATACCCTTTACCCAGGGGCGGCGCACCGATGCCGTATTGCATGTTCTTTAATGGCCATCAGGGGTTACATGGATCGTATAACGTAGTAGATGGCAATGAAAGCCATGGTTGTGTACGCATGCATGTTGAAGATGCGGAATGGCTGCGCTTTAATTTCGCGAGAGTAGGCACAAAAGTCATTGTGTGGCCGTATAATTGA
- a CDS encoding DoxX family protein, whose protein sequence is MDMVQLILFDVSRIGIGIIFLIAVLLDFLMRPMVFEMMAQKKVPLPWLFYLGAVAWKTITSIGLVFNIYPFWAAILLAVYIFLATCVFNNFWAASSSEERNQQMVGFMTHLALSFGLLAVAGGYYYS, encoded by the coding sequence ATGGATATGGTTCAACTTATTCTGTTTGATGTCAGCCGCATCGGTATCGGAATCATCTTTTTAATTGCTGTGCTGCTCGATTTTCTGATGCGTCCTATGGTATTTGAGATGATGGCTCAGAAAAAAGTCCCCCTTCCCTGGCTCTTTTATTTAGGCGCGGTTGCCTGGAAAACCATTACCAGCATTGGACTGGTTTTTAATATCTACCCCTTTTGGGCAGCTATACTTTTGGCAGTTTATATTTTTCTGGCAACCTGTGTTTTCAATAATTTTTGGGCCGCTTCTTCCAGCGAAGAGCGCAATCAGCAAATGGTGGGATTCATGACCCATCTAGCTCTTTCTTTTGGCTTATTAGCCGTTGCAGGAGGGTATTATTACTCATAA
- a CDS encoding energy transducer TonB yields the protein MQKSIKNHLPAPSFWLSLLMHSLLLLYFSLVLVSPVPKNQKSPHLYVPSYVYTGKTPHQQQTASASSIKTQSEDAGTQRLTKKTDTTRSETEMGVRPKSMLAASFSALQQMQQESITSSLQTLKDIEPIYLVGDYNQVADPLVKLLGKALSANFKYPKMAGEFGIKGRVVIGMTLHPEGYFSDVQILRSSQHQDLDAAALYAVNQAPRVKGADRFLSAPKRFVIGFVFS from the coding sequence ATGCAGAAAAGTATTAAAAACCACCTGCCGGCGCCCAGCTTCTGGCTATCACTGCTCATGCACTCGCTCTTGTTGCTGTATTTTTCATTGGTCCTTGTCTCGCCTGTTCCTAAGAACCAAAAATCACCGCATCTCTATGTTCCCTCCTATGTATATACAGGAAAAACTCCACATCAGCAGCAAACAGCATCCGCATCCTCAATTAAAACGCAATCGGAAGATGCGGGTACGCAACGTTTAACGAAAAAAACTGACACTACACGGTCTGAAACAGAGATGGGTGTACGTCCTAAGTCCATGCTGGCAGCAAGCTTTTCTGCGCTGCAGCAGATGCAACAGGAATCCATTACGTCGTCCTTGCAAACGCTTAAAGATATAGAACCCATTTATCTGGTAGGCGACTACAACCAAGTCGCCGATCCTTTGGTTAAATTACTTGGCAAAGCCCTTTCTGCCAATTTCAAATATCCTAAAATGGCAGGCGAATTTGGCATCAAAGGCAGGGTCGTGATTGGCATGACACTGCATCCTGAAGGCTATTTTTCCGATGTGCAAATTCTGCGGTCCAGTCAGCATCAGGACCTTGATGCAGCTGCATTATACGCCGTCAATCAGGCACCGCGAGTTAAAGGTGCAGACAGATTTCTCTCGGCGCCTAAACGCTTTGTAATTGGATTCGTATTTAGTTAA
- a CDS encoding ankyrin repeat domain-containing protein, which translates to MNWQRIANLLCRYFDYLGLGHQFEKDGLFADIHIEKWLQSEGAYQYQQDTDFQEFIHYIAEWDGEFDSLYQVRILLDQLAEKIIQTNLSQNHINRQWSIFCDQQGWEKLPGFQGGLCAGYCLTSGLGLFLRRQVNKKLSESVPVEKLIGFEKLLLRIAKWNQKNASPEIENDFAVLQKYVATLQKNQAIPHKAINEIIGCDLIAEPEICVAWVHNEATLKKLFELLLRPGKFLSFGAGRHAAYVYMADEHELIYFNANGRYGYHHFNVANLNHFLALLPDGFKNCYTDKFALSVQVYDLEEAPSHQLTIENVIKELIAIDERNSKMNLRTLIDKQARDGMNALMMACWDGDHHEVELLIKMGADPNIKNNDHDTALYFAVVSGDTRKVAALLTSPTLETNALIANDYSALYVAVLRGHEPIVRLLLNDKRIRVNQPVGGKNKKSGYTALHLAAHSGDVDILTALMEHPDIRINYQQEKTGLTQLHMAVISENIDAVRLFLKNKYIKLDIPSKEDADIYPAGKTALCYAMELDELEIATELFAYGADLSYLPLSSRWLLLDGFICNHYQLYMNGSAASLDSMLKIGMLCIDLEDKNFLEFLSNRIIEDNVEVLNTLFKFSPPLINIMFNADPENEKNSFKANILQYAMINGASKVVALLLEMDNKLPLKEDSAGHNAIAWLASIDKKKKHEIMALFKEYGYMNIKSPAAPMLAKHAEKVSGLSLFAQKVTEIKAGPDEDAYSLSNSCIII; encoded by the coding sequence ATGAACTGGCAACGAATCGCAAATTTGCTGTGTCGGTATTTTGATTATCTGGGTCTCGGGCATCAATTTGAAAAAGACGGTTTATTCGCTGATATCCATATTGAAAAATGGTTGCAGTCAGAAGGCGCATATCAATATCAACAGGATACAGATTTTCAGGAATTCATTCATTACATCGCGGAATGGGACGGTGAATTTGATTCGCTGTATCAAGTACGCATCCTGCTTGATCAGTTAGCAGAAAAAATAATTCAAACCAACCTTTCACAAAATCATATTAATCGGCAGTGGTCGATTTTCTGTGACCAACAAGGTTGGGAAAAGTTGCCCGGTTTTCAGGGTGGTTTGTGCGCTGGATATTGTTTGACTTCCGGATTGGGCTTGTTTCTGCGCAGACAAGTGAATAAAAAACTATCCGAATCTGTTCCCGTTGAAAAATTAATTGGTTTCGAAAAATTGCTGTTACGCATTGCCAAATGGAATCAGAAGAACGCTTCGCCAGAAATTGAAAATGATTTTGCTGTTTTGCAAAAATATGTTGCCACACTACAGAAAAACCAAGCAATTCCGCATAAAGCCATCAATGAAATTATCGGCTGCGATCTGATCGCTGAACCTGAAATTTGCGTGGCCTGGGTTCATAACGAAGCAACATTAAAAAAACTCTTTGAATTACTGCTAAGACCCGGGAAATTTTTAAGCTTTGGCGCTGGTCGGCACGCTGCTTATGTCTATATGGCAGATGAACATGAGTTGATTTATTTTAATGCTAACGGCCGCTATGGCTATCATCATTTTAATGTTGCCAACCTGAATCATTTCTTGGCGCTGTTGCCTGATGGATTTAAAAATTGCTATACCGACAAATTTGCGCTGTCAGTCCAGGTGTATGATTTGGAAGAAGCGCCTTCCCATCAACTGACTATAGAAAATGTAATAAAAGAACTCATTGCCATTGATGAGCGTAATTCTAAAATGAACCTTCGTACGCTTATTGATAAACAGGCAAGAGATGGGATGAATGCACTGATGATGGCTTGCTGGGACGGCGATCATCATGAAGTCGAATTATTGATAAAGATGGGTGCGGATCCAAACATTAAAAATAATGATCATGATACGGCCTTATATTTCGCCGTTGTCAGCGGCGACACGCGTAAAGTCGCCGCACTGTTAACATCACCGACGTTAGAAACGAATGCCTTGATAGCGAATGATTATAGTGCATTGTATGTTGCTGTTTTAAGGGGCCATGAGCCGATAGTCAGGTTGTTATTGAATGACAAGCGTATCCGTGTTAATCAACCTGTGGGAGGTAAAAATAAAAAATCAGGCTACACTGCTTTACACCTTGCAGCCCATTCAGGCGATGTGGATATTTTGACTGCCCTCATGGAACATCCTGATATTCGTATTAATTACCAGCAAGAAAAAACCGGATTGACTCAATTGCATATGGCGGTTATAAGCGAAAACATTGATGCCGTGCGATTGTTTCTTAAAAATAAATATATAAAACTGGACATTCCTTCAAAGGAAGACGCGGATATTTATCCGGCTGGCAAGACTGCGCTTTGTTACGCGATGGAGTTAGATGAGCTTGAAATTGCAACAGAGCTTTTTGCTTATGGCGCTGATTTAAGTTATCTGCCACTTTCTTCACGCTGGTTGTTGTTGGATGGTTTTATCTGTAATCATTATCAACTTTATATGAATGGCAGCGCCGCGTCCTTAGATTCCATGCTAAAAATCGGTATGCTTTGTATTGATCTAGAAGACAAAAATTTTCTTGAATTTTTATCCAATAGAATTATTGAAGATAATGTGGAAGTGTTAAATACGCTTTTTAAATTCAGCCCTCCCTTGATCAATATTATGTTCAACGCCGACCCGGAAAATGAAAAAAATTCCTTTAAGGCGAACATATTACAATATGCCATGATAAATGGCGCATCTAAAGTCGTGGCATTGTTATTGGAAATGGATAATAAGCTGCCGTTGAAAGAGGATTCAGCTGGCCACAATGCAATCGCCTGGCTAGCGTCGATCGATAAAAAGAAGAAGCATGAAATCATGGCGCTATTTAAAGAATATGGCTATATGAATATTAAATCACCGGCTGCGCCAATGCTTGCCAAGCACGCAGAAAAAGTTTCGGGCTTGTCTTTGTTTGCTCAAAAGGTAACAGAAATTAAGGCTGGACCGGATGAAGATGCTTATTCTCTATCAAACAGTTGCATTATCATTTAG
- a CDS encoding DUF2845 domain-containing protein, with translation MKYFLLLSLLLISASLHALPCPNGRGILYKGDTVSEVLKQCGEPLEKRTTTRTIYTAEQWVYYRGHVFDRGFSQLIVSFKNDRVVSIYINDRYWLPVCRQAYIQLGNRLSTLQTSCGNWAYYTVNTNLCGGIFGIGDSTQRVAAVCGLPAERSPLETYTVEVTEFTYSGHDPQVIVFQDGRLIEWR, from the coding sequence ATGAAATATTTTCTTCTGTTGTCATTGCTGCTGATTTCCGCAAGCCTCCATGCACTGCCGTGTCCAAACGGCCGCGGCATTCTTTACAAGGGTGATACAGTTTCTGAAGTCTTAAAACAATGCGGAGAGCCTCTGGAGAAAAGAACAACGACTCGGACGATTTATACGGCTGAGCAGTGGGTTTATTACAGAGGACACGTGTTCGATCGCGGTTTTTCACAATTGATTGTGTCATTTAAGAACGACCGGGTGGTTAGTATTTATATCAATGACCGTTATTGGCTGCCGGTATGTAGGCAAGCCTACATTCAATTAGGTAACAGGCTGTCCACGTTGCAAACCAGTTGCGGTAATTGGGCGTATTATACGGTGAACACTAATTTGTGCGGCGGCATTTTCGGCATCGGTGATAGTACGCAAAGAGTGGCAGCCGTGTGTGGCCTGCCAGCAGAACGGTCTCCCTTGGAAACTTATACGGTTGAAGTGACGGAATTCACTTATAGCGGGCATGATCCGCAAGTCATCGTTTTTCAGGACGGCCGTTTGATTGAGTGGCGATGA